The Paracoccus albus region GTCCCCCTGCAAACGCCTCGATCTGGAGCTGGAGATCGGCGCAATCGTCGGCGCCCCCTCGGAAATGGGTGATCGCGTCAGTGTCGAACAGGCAGAGCAGATGATCTTCGGCTATGTTCTGCTGAACGACTGGTCGGCACGCGACATTCAGGCCTGGGAGTACCAGCCACTTGGGCCGTTTCAGGCCAAGGCCTTTGCCACGACGATCAGCCCGTGGGTTGTCACGCAGTCCGCGTTGGAGCCTTTCCGCAGTAAGGGCGCGGAGCGTGTGAATGAACTGCTGCCCTATCTGCAGGAAAAACAGCCGGGTCTTTATGACATCAACCTGTCGTGGTCGCTGAATGGCGAGGTGCTCAGCCGGACCAATTACAATGTGATGTATTATTCATCCGCCCAGCAACTGGCGCATCACACGGAATCGGGCTGCCCGATGCGGGTGGGCGATCTGCTTGGCACCGGCACGATCTCTGGCCCGACGCCGGATTCGACCGGCGCGCTGCTGGAAATGACCGAAGGCGGCAAAAAGCCGGTGAAGATCGGCGAGGCCGAGCGGACCTTTATCGAGGATGGCGATACCATCACGCTGAACGGCCATGCGCAGGGCGACGGCTATCGCATCGGCTTTGGCGACTGCACTGGCACAATCCTGCCCGCGAAGGAGTAGACGATGAGCAAGAAATTCGCTTCTGCCGGTGACATGGCAGATAAGACGGTCAGTTTCACCGAAATCGGCGAAGGCCTCTGGGCATTCACGGCAGAGGGCGACCCGAATACCGGCGTCATCATCGGTGACGAAAGCGTCATGATCGTCGAGGCGCAGGCCACCCCGCGCCTTGCCCGCAAAGTGATTGAAAAGGTCCGCGAAGTCACCGACAAGCCCATCAGCCATCTTGTCATGACCCATTACCATGCCGTCCGCGTGCTGGGGGCTTCGGCCTATCAGGCGCCGACGGTGATCATGGGTGAAAAGGCGCGCGCGATGGTTGTCGAGCGTGGGCAAGAAGATTGGGACAGCGAATTCGAACGTTTTCCCCGACTGTTCCAGGGGCATGAGGAAATCCCAGGCCTGACCTGGCCGACCACTACCTTCAACGACCGCATGACTGTCTACCTGGGCAACCGTCGCGTCGATCTGATGCATCTGGGCCGCGCCCATACGGCGGGCGACATTGTTGCCTATGTGCCCGACGCCAATGTTATGTTCACCGGCGATATCGTCGAGTATCACAGCGCGTGCTATTGCGGTGATGGTCATTTCCACGACTGGCCCGACACGCTGGAGAATATCCGCGCTTTCGGTCTGGATGCCATCGCACCGGGTCGTGGCGACGCGCTGATCGGGCCTGAGATGGTGAACAAAGCGCTCGACAATACGGCCGACTTTGTCCGCTCGACCTATTTGCCTGCGGCGCGGGTGGCGCTTCGTGGTGGTTCACTGAAAGAGGCATGGGACGCCGTCCGGGCAGAGTGTGACCCGAAATTCGGTGACTACGCCATCTACGAACATTGCCTGCCGTTCAACGTCGCCCGCGCCTATGACGAGGCCCGCGATATCGACACGCCGCGCATCTGGACAGCGCAGCGCGACAAAGAGATGTGGGAGCTTCTGCAGGGCTGACACACACCAAGGGAGGGGAGGCCCGTGGCAGACGCAAAAATCTTTGATCAGCCGCTCTATCCTTATCGTTGGCATTCCGATCAGGATGCCGCTGCGCCCGTTCGCCATCCTGTTGTGGTGGTTGGTGCCGGGCCGGTTGGGCTGACCACCGCGATTGACCTTGGGCAGAGCGGCGTGCCCGTTGTCGTGCTGGATGACAATGACTGCGTGTCGAGCGGAAGTCGCGCGATTTGCTTTGCCAAACGCCCGCTGGAAATCTTCGATCGTCTCGGCTGCGGGCAGCACATGGTGGACAAGGGCGTTGTCTGGAACCTTGGCAAAGTCTTTATGGGCGACAGCAAGGTTTATGAATTCAACCTGCTGCCCGAAGATGGCCACCGACGTCCGGCCTTTATCAATCTTCAGCAATATTATGTCGAACAGATGCTGTTGGACCGGCTGCGGGAATTGCAGCAAGAAGGCGCACCGATCCAGCTGCGCGGCAAGTCGCGTGTTTCGGCAATTGGGCAGCATGACGATCATGTCACGGTGGAGATCGACACGCCCGAAGGCAGCTATGATCTGGAGGCGGAATGGCTAATAGCCTGCGACGGCGCGGGCTCTCCGACGCGGAAAATGTTGGGGCTGGATTTCGTGGGGCGCGTGTTCGAGGACAACTTTCTGATTGCCGATGTGACGATGGAGGCAGAGTTTCCGACTGAACGCTGGTTCTGGTTCGATCCGCCGTTCAATCCCGGTCAGTCGGCGCTGCTGCACAAGCAGCCGGACGGGGTGTGGCGGATCGACCTGCAACTGGGTTGGAATGTCGATAAAGCAGAAGAGAAAAAGCCGGAAAATGTCATTCCGCGCATCCGTGAAATGCTGGGTGAAGATGTAAAATTCGAGCTAGAGTGGGTTAGCGTATATACCTTCCAGTGCCGACGAATGCAGGCGTTTCGGCATAAGCGTGTGCTGTTTGCTGGCGACTCGGCGCATCAGGTCAGCCCATTTGGCGCAAGGGGTGCGAACAGCGGGATACAGGATGCGGATAATCTGTGTTGGAAGCTGAAATTGGTACTGGATGGGCGGGCACCGGAGGGGTTGCTGGATAGCTATGATGCTGAGAGGGTTTATGCGGCGGAGGAGAATATCCTGAACTCTACCCGCTCGACCGATTTCATTACGCCGAAATCAGAAATCAGCCGGATCTTCCGTGATGCCGCGCTGGGTCTGTCTCGGGACCATGATTTCGCCCGGCCCTTTGTCAATTCCGGCCGCCTGTCCGTGCCCTCTACTTATGACGGATCGGCGCTTAACTCACCCGACGGGATGCCAGATGGACCGGCGCGCAGTCGCCCCGGCAGCCCGTGTCCGGATGCCCCGGTGGAGGACGGATTTCTGCTGGACAGGCTGGGTGGTCGGTTCACCATATTGGCCATCGGAACCAGCGCCGAAGCGGTCAGTGAAACAGCAATAAGCGCCGATTTGCTGGAGTTTCCGGCAAGCGCGGAATTGGCTGAACGCTATGGAACAGGTGTCTACCTGATCCGTCCGGACCAGCATGTCGCGGGGCGCTGGGCCAGCTTTGATGCCAAGGAAATCGGTGCTGCTATACGCCGGGCAACGGGGAACATGTCATGAGCCTGAATTTGCAACCGAACCTTACGGTCCCAGATGATGCTTATGCCAAGTTGCTGGCGGCGCATGAGGGGTTGAGCAAGGCGGAATCGGATGCGTTGAACGCGCGGTTGATCCTGATTTTGATGAACCATATCGGCGATATGGAGGTTCTTGAGGCAGCTCTGGAGGCGGCGAAGGGGCAAGGCTAGGGCTGCCGAAGCCGCCCTCGAATATCGCTAAAATGAGCGTATTTATTCCGTATCTATCGCGTAATGAATCCGTATATATCCCGTATATACAGCCACGGGCGGAGATGAACGGTTTTCCGAAAAGCGAAATCTGATGTTTCGCGGGCGGGTAATCAGAAAGATCACCCGATGGTCGAAGGGTGACAAGGTCGGACTGGTTTCATGAATGGTGCTACGATGTTTTTCAATCTGGCCGATCTTAAATTTTTGCTATTGCTCGCGCGCGGTTCGGGACTATCGCGCATGACCAGCAGGCTAAGCGCGGCGCTGACCATGTTCTTCATCGCATTCGCTGCCACCCCCGCCCTTGCCGCGTCTGATTGCAGCGTCACCCGGCT contains the following coding sequences:
- the fahA gene encoding fumarylacetoacetase encodes the protein MESATRSWIETANEPDCDFPIQNLPYGVFSVAGDAPRCGVAIGDRVVDLAACETNGLIDAGGTFAQPQLNDFMALGRDKWAEVRTALTALLAENGNRDTPTVAMSDVTMHLPIHVTEYTDFYASKNHAFNVGVLFRGPENALPAQWTHMPIGYNGRASSVVVSGTDVIRPMGQLKGEDGPVWSPCKRLDLELEIGAIVGAPSEMGDRVSVEQAEQMIFGYVLLNDWSARDIQAWEYQPLGPFQAKAFATTISPWVVTQSALEPFRSKGAERVNELLPYLQEKQPGLYDINLSWSLNGEVLSRTNYNVMYYSSAQQLAHHTESGCPMRVGDLLGTGTISGPTPDSTGALLEMTEGGKKPVKIGEAERTFIEDGDTITLNGHAQGDGYRIGFGDCTGTILPAKE
- a CDS encoding MBL fold metallo-hydrolase; translation: MSKKFASAGDMADKTVSFTEIGEGLWAFTAEGDPNTGVIIGDESVMIVEAQATPRLARKVIEKVREVTDKPISHLVMTHYHAVRVLGASAYQAPTVIMGEKARAMVVERGQEDWDSEFERFPRLFQGHEEIPGLTWPTTTFNDRMTVYLGNRRVDLMHLGRAHTAGDIVAYVPDANVMFTGDIVEYHSACYCGDGHFHDWPDTLENIRAFGLDAIAPGRGDALIGPEMVNKALDNTADFVRSTYLPAARVALRGGSLKEAWDAVRAECDPKFGDYAIYEHCLPFNVARAYDEARDIDTPRIWTAQRDKEMWELLQG
- a CDS encoding FAD-dependent oxidoreductase, with product MADAKIFDQPLYPYRWHSDQDAAAPVRHPVVVVGAGPVGLTTAIDLGQSGVPVVVLDDNDCVSSGSRAICFAKRPLEIFDRLGCGQHMVDKGVVWNLGKVFMGDSKVYEFNLLPEDGHRRPAFINLQQYYVEQMLLDRLRELQQEGAPIQLRGKSRVSAIGQHDDHVTVEIDTPEGSYDLEAEWLIACDGAGSPTRKMLGLDFVGRVFEDNFLIADVTMEAEFPTERWFWFDPPFNPGQSALLHKQPDGVWRIDLQLGWNVDKAEEKKPENVIPRIREMLGEDVKFELEWVSVYTFQCRRMQAFRHKRVLFAGDSAHQVSPFGARGANSGIQDADNLCWKLKLVLDGRAPEGLLDSYDAERVYAAEENILNSTRSTDFITPKSEISRIFRDAALGLSRDHDFARPFVNSGRLSVPSTYDGSALNSPDGMPDGPARSRPGSPCPDAPVEDGFLLDRLGGRFTILAIGTSAEAVSETAISADLLEFPASAELAERYGTGVYLIRPDQHVAGRWASFDAKEIGAAIRRATGNMS
- a CDS encoding DUF2783 domain-containing protein; its protein translation is MSLNLQPNLTVPDDAYAKLLAAHEGLSKAESDALNARLILILMNHIGDMEVLEAALEAAKGQG